One segment of Chromatiales bacterium DNA contains the following:
- the rpsQ gene encoding 30S ribosomal protein S17 — MSDNVSGQAADSAAPIRTLTGTVVSNSMQKTIAVVVERLVKHPQYSKYVRRTTKLLAHDEDNTSQKGDVVSITECRPYSKRKAWRLVEVIKRAEVE; from the coding sequence ATGAGCGACAACGTGAGCGGCCAGGCCGCTGATTCCGCTGCACCGATCCGGACACTGACGGGTACGGTAGTCAGCAACAGCATGCAGAAGACAATTGCTGTTGTGGTCGAGCGGCTCGTCAAGCATCCGCAATACAGCAAGTACGTTCGCCGCACCACAAAGCTGCTGGCGCACGACGAGGACAACACCTCGCAGAAGGGAGATGTTGTTTCCATTACCGAGTGCCGGCCCTACTCGAAGCGCAAGGCCTGGCGGCTCGTCGAGGTTATCAAGCGGGCAGAGGTGGAGTAG
- the rpsC gene encoding 30S ribosomal protein S3, protein MGQKVNPIGIRLGITRDWSSKWYADQRTFPHYIAMDYKIREFLKKKLKEASVSKILIERPARKAHITIHTARPGVVIGKKGEDIESLRAQVAKLLKMPVADVRINIAEIRKPELDAKLVAEGIAQQLERRVMFRRAMKRSVQNTMRLGALGIKVQVSGRLNGGEIARTEWTREGRVPLHTFRADIDYALAEAMTTYGVIGVKVWIFRGEVFDSRQEVATEEAAAPAAAAR, encoded by the coding sequence ATGGGACAAAAGGTCAATCCGATCGGGATCCGGCTCGGTATCACTCGGGACTGGTCGTCCAAGTGGTACGCCGACCAGCGCACTTTCCCGCATTACATTGCGATGGATTACAAGATCCGTGAGTTTCTGAAGAAGAAACTCAAGGAGGCTTCGGTAAGCAAGATCCTGATTGAGCGGCCGGCACGCAAGGCCCATATCACGATTCATACGGCGCGGCCTGGTGTCGTCATCGGCAAGAAGGGCGAGGATATCGAGAGCCTGCGGGCCCAGGTGGCCAAGCTGCTGAAAATGCCGGTCGCCGATGTGCGGATCAATATTGCAGAGATCCGCAAACCGGAGCTGGATGCCAAGCTGGTCGCCGAAGGCATTGCGCAGCAGCTCGAGCGGCGCGTGATGTTCCGCCGGGCCATGAAGCGCTCAGTGCAGAACACGATGCGTCTGGGTGCGCTCGGCATCAAGGTGCAGGTTTCGGGTCGCCTGAATGGCGGCGAGATCGCGCGAACCGAGTGGACGCGGGAAGGACGGGTGCCACTGCATACCTTCCGCGCAGATATCGATTACGCATTGGCAGAAGCGATGACCACCTATGGGGTCATCGGTGTGAAAGTCTGGATTTTCCGCGGCGAAGTGTTCGATTCCCGCCAGGAAGTCGCGACGGAAGAAGCGGCAGCTCCGGCTGCGGCCGCGCGTTAA
- the rplN gene encoding 50S ribosomal protein L14, protein MIQMQTYLAAADNSGARQMMCIKVLGGSRRRYAYIGDVIKVSIKDAIPRGRVKKGEVYNAVVVRTRKGVRRPDGSVIRFDGNAAVLLNNKLEPIGTRIFGPVTRELRNENFMKIISLAPEVL, encoded by the coding sequence ATGATCCAAATGCAAACATACCTCGCGGCCGCCGATAACAGCGGTGCTCGCCAGATGATGTGCATCAAGGTGCTTGGTGGCAGCCGCCGTCGTTACGCGTATATCGGCGACGTCATCAAGGTCAGTATCAAGGACGCGATCCCCCGGGGTCGGGTCAAGAAGGGCGAGGTCTACAACGCGGTCGTGGTACGTACCCGCAAAGGCGTGCGGCGGCCCGACGGATCGGTGATTCGCTTCGACGGCAATGCGGCTGTGCTGTTGAACAACAAGCTGGAGCCAATCGGCACGCGAATTTTCGGGCCAGTCACCCGGGAACTGCGTAACGAGAACTTCATGAAGATCATTTCTCTGGCACCGGAGGTGCTCTGA
- the rplP gene encoding 50S ribosomal protein L16: MLQPKRTKFRKQFKGRNRGLAQRGNTVAFGEYGLKATDRCRLTARQIEAARRAMTRYVKRGGKVWIRVFPDKPITAKPLEVRQGSGKGNVEFWVAQVQPGTVLYEMEGVTEAIAREAFRLAASKLPVATTFVSRHVV; the protein is encoded by the coding sequence ATGTTGCAGCCAAAACGCACCAAGTTCAGAAAGCAGTTCAAGGGCCGTAACCGTGGCCTCGCGCAGCGCGGCAATACCGTCGCTTTCGGCGAGTACGGGCTGAAGGCAACGGACCGTTGCCGGCTTACGGCCCGCCAGATTGAGGCCGCGCGCCGGGCGATGACCCGCTATGTAAAGCGTGGTGGCAAGGTATGGATCCGGGTATTCCCGGACAAGCCGATCACTGCCAAGCCGCTGGAAGTCCGGCAGGGAAGTGGCAAGGGTAACGTCGAGTTCTGGGTGGCCCAGGTGCAGCCCGGCACAGTGCTTTACGAGATGGAAGGGGTGACCGAGGCGATTGCCCGTGAAGCCTTCCGCCTGGCGGCGTCAAAGCTGCCTGTAGCGACCACGTTTGTCAGCCGGCACGTTGTCTAG
- the rpmC gene encoding 50S ribosomal protein L29, which produces MKLTELRKKTEAQLGEELLGLRKEQFNLRMQRATGQLSKPDQFAKVRKNIARIKTLMTEQSNKTKTGGAA; this is translated from the coding sequence ATGAAGCTGACCGAACTGCGCAAGAAGACCGAGGCCCAGCTGGGCGAAGAACTGCTTGGCTTGCGCAAAGAGCAGTTCAATCTGCGCATGCAGCGTGCAACCGGCCAGCTGAGCAAGCCGGATCAGTTCGCCAAGGTGCGGAAAAACATAGCGCGGATAAAGACATTGATGACTGAGCAGAGCAACAAGACGAAGACCGGCGGTGCGGCATGA